In a genomic window of Aromatoleum aromaticum EbN1:
- a CDS encoding DUF2283 domain-containing protein, whose product MRIKYDDQDDILFIEFSKEPIVRDVSHGWNVNIGYAANGIAEITILDAKASGYWPLENAKDLLPLAA is encoded by the coding sequence ATGAGAATCAAGTACGATGACCAGGACGACATCCTATTTATTGAGTTCTCCAAGGAACCTATCGTCAGGGATGTTTCGCATGGCTGGAACGTCAATATCGGCTACGCGGCAAACGGAATCGCTGAGATAACGATCCTTGACGCCAAGGCATCGGGCTACTGGCCTCTGGAGAACGCCAAGGATTTGCTGCCTCTCGCGGCTTAA
- a CDS encoding plasmid segregation protein ParR — protein MPEIPHPPQKDSLRLTLYLNRKKHSELFEFLVALPDGTMPTFVRDVLEKYIQSGGFSSPLPQQNRTREGDALLPSTTPIRVAQSKAHAIELPPDADPGKLYPKHWSS, from the coding sequence ATGCCCGAAATTCCACACCCGCCCCAGAAGGACAGTCTGCGTCTCACGCTGTACCTGAACAGAAAGAAGCATTCGGAACTGTTTGAGTTTCTGGTCGCACTGCCCGACGGGACGATGCCGACCTTCGTTCGGGACGTACTTGAGAAGTACATCCAGTCGGGCGGATTTTCCTCTCCCTTGCCACAGCAAAACCGAACACGCGAAGGCGATGCTCTACTGCCATCCACCACTCCAATCAGGGTCGCGCAATCAAAAGCGCACGCCATCGAGCTGCCCCCTGATGCTGACCCCGGGAAGCTTTATCCAAAACACTGGAGTTCGTGA
- a CDS encoding helicase-related protein — protein MPTAIAPSDKKEAPPVWKRMGLAAPEELLLWAPHGYLDFSTPHYAFPEANTGKRLFACLVNGHRMFDKDGFPTSSMRQARRLVISVKDHWGNAAEIPVFGNVWDWKDAIQQQELYLYAETDFFNKTLQIRKALTIDPSQLGSIVALYKGIPGRLKAQTVSGAIAENLTLLERAGKLLLQKCRLSLAEFDRLTGYQTPHALLLALHAPNSVREGEEALAITRELCVQSIVKAAQANKITRNVPASSIPIQDEEVAKLLSALPYTLTKDQQIAIQEITADLRSKRPMNRLLAGDVGTGKTLVFLIPLVAAHLAGARVAVMTANQLLVEQALRELAEYFPDVPTFQVKPGTKDLPNAILIGTTSVIGALARVKGTLDFVVTDEQHKFAVSQKQSLMDEHTNLLEATATAIPRTLAVVQFGGMDVSLLRECPVQKDIASRIVLSHEKDRLLDFIKKVAAAGRQTAIVYAAVNAGSEGKSIEDNAAKWLKHFPDQVAIAHGQMPAEEKQEALRQMRDKEKLILVSSTVIEVGITLPSLACLIVVNAERFGVAQLHQLRGRVSRHGGRGYFFLYLPQPVTDDEDDDAAYGKTAADRTMKRLQLLVDHSNGFDLAEKDAELRGLGDLSSTGSSQHGKTAFLFPNLKIHVHELKKALVVAGLEA, from the coding sequence ATGCCCACCGCGATCGCTCCCTCCGACAAGAAAGAAGCACCGCCCGTCTGGAAGCGGATGGGGCTGGCCGCACCCGAAGAGCTACTGCTATGGGCCCCTCACGGGTATCTCGACTTTTCGACACCACACTACGCGTTCCCCGAGGCCAACACAGGCAAACGCCTCTTCGCCTGCCTCGTCAACGGACATCGGATGTTCGACAAGGACGGATTCCCCACAAGTTCCATGCGTCAGGCTCGACGCCTGGTGATCAGCGTTAAGGACCATTGGGGCAACGCTGCCGAAATTCCCGTCTTCGGCAACGTCTGGGACTGGAAGGATGCGATCCAGCAGCAGGAGCTCTACCTCTACGCCGAGACCGATTTCTTCAACAAGACGCTACAAATCCGGAAAGCACTGACCATCGACCCCTCGCAGCTAGGATCGATCGTGGCGCTCTACAAGGGCATCCCCGGACGGCTGAAGGCACAGACCGTCAGCGGTGCGATCGCTGAAAACCTCACGCTGCTCGAGAGAGCCGGGAAGCTGCTGCTGCAAAAATGCCGTCTGTCGCTCGCCGAGTTCGACCGGCTCACCGGCTATCAAACACCGCATGCGCTGCTCCTCGCACTGCACGCACCGAACTCTGTACGGGAGGGCGAGGAAGCGCTGGCCATCACCCGCGAGCTGTGCGTGCAATCCATCGTGAAGGCCGCTCAAGCAAACAAGATCACGCGCAACGTCCCGGCCTCGTCGATCCCGATTCAGGATGAGGAGGTAGCAAAGCTTCTCTCTGCCCTGCCTTACACTTTGACCAAGGATCAACAGATCGCCATCCAAGAAATCACGGCGGACCTTCGTAGCAAGCGGCCGATGAACCGCTTGCTGGCTGGCGACGTGGGTACGGGCAAAACGCTGGTTTTCCTGATTCCACTGGTGGCCGCCCACCTGGCCGGGGCGCGGGTGGCGGTGATGACGGCCAACCAACTGCTAGTCGAACAGGCCCTGCGCGAGCTCGCCGAGTACTTTCCGGACGTGCCGACTTTCCAGGTTAAGCCCGGCACGAAGGATCTGCCCAACGCCATCCTCATCGGGACCACGTCAGTGATCGGGGCGCTGGCTCGAGTCAAGGGCACGCTCGATTTCGTAGTGACCGACGAACAGCACAAGTTTGCCGTAAGCCAGAAGCAATCGCTCATGGACGAGCACACGAACCTGCTCGAGGCGACGGCAACCGCAATCCCTCGAACGCTGGCGGTCGTGCAGTTCGGCGGCATGGATGTCTCGCTCTTGCGAGAGTGCCCAGTCCAAAAGGACATCGCTTCGCGGATCGTTCTTTCACACGAGAAAGATCGCCTGCTCGACTTTATCAAGAAGGTCGCAGCGGCAGGCAGGCAGACCGCGATTGTCTATGCGGCAGTGAACGCCGGCTCCGAAGGGAAAAGCATCGAGGACAACGCGGCAAAGTGGCTCAAGCACTTCCCTGACCAGGTAGCGATCGCGCACGGGCAGATGCCTGCGGAGGAAAAGCAGGAAGCACTGCGCCAGATGCGCGACAAGGAAAAACTCATCCTCGTATCATCGACGGTCATCGAAGTCGGCATCACGCTGCCCTCGCTGGCTTGCCTGATTGTGGTGAACGCCGAACGCTTCGGTGTCGCGCAGCTGCATCAGTTGCGAGGCCGTGTGTCCAGGCACGGAGGGCGTGGCTACTTCTTCCTCTATCTGCCGCAGCCGGTGACCGACGACGAGGACGACGACGCGGCCTATGGGAAAACTGCGGCCGATCGCACGATGAAGCGCCTGCAGCTTCTGGTCGACCACAGCAACGGCTTCGATCTTGCCGAAAAGGACGCCGAGTTGCGTGGCCTCGGCGATCTCTCCTCGACCGGTTCCAGCCAGCACGGCAAGACGGCGTTCCTGTTCCCGAATCTCAAGATCCACGTCCACGAGCTAAAGAAAGCATTGGTCGTCGCGGGGCTGGAAGCCTAA
- a CDS encoding DUF4258 domain-containing protein: MLASFFSKRFGKNVWVTNHARESMQRRDIDDATLEQLIEEGEIKRRDELNLWIFTQIQERADNLICAAVVEQAAVVVKTVMVNWELEDEA, translated from the coding sequence ATGTTGGCGAGTTTTTTCAGCAAAAGGTTTGGCAAGAATGTCTGGGTAACAAATCATGCCCGTGAAAGCATGCAACGTCGGGACATTGATGATGCCACGTTGGAGCAACTCATCGAGGAAGGCGAAATCAAACGCCGTGACGAGCTGAATTTATGGATCTTCACGCAGATCCAAGAGCGGGCAGACAACTTGATTTGCGCTGCCGTGGTTGAACAGGCTGCCGTGGTTGTCAAGACCGTCATGGTTAATTGGGAACTGGAGGACGAAGCATGA
- a CDS encoding type II toxin-antitoxin system VapB family antitoxin has protein sequence MRTTLALDDELLAKAQALTGMTEKSALVKEALRALIQRESARRLALLGGSEPQLTDIPRRRPEHDE, from the coding sequence ATGCGCACCACGCTCGCGCTCGACGATGAACTTTTAGCCAAGGCCCAGGCGCTGACCGGCATGACCGAAAAATCTGCCTTGGTGAAGGAGGCTTTGCGAGCGCTCATCCAACGCGAAAGCGCCCGCCGGCTGGCCCTGCTAGGCGGCTCAGAACCACAGCTGACCGACATCCCGCGGCGCCGGCCGGAACACGACGAATGA
- a CDS encoding type II toxin-antitoxin system VapC family toxin, with amino-acid sequence MILVDTSVWIDHLRSTEAHLSELLNEGRVCMHPHVLGEIALGSLKHRAVVLEAMQNLPPAIVATDDEVFRFIDHHALFGLGVGYTDAHLLAATKLSPGTRLWTRDRRLGSATARLGIAYELAH; translated from the coding sequence ATGATCCTGGTGGACACCTCGGTCTGGATCGACCACTTGCGTAGCACCGAAGCGCACTTGTCCGAACTCTTGAACGAAGGACGGGTGTGCATGCATCCCCATGTGCTGGGCGAGATCGCACTCGGCAGTCTCAAGCATCGGGCAGTCGTGCTCGAGGCCATGCAGAATCTGCCGCCTGCGATCGTGGCCACCGACGACGAAGTCTTTCGCTTCATCGACCATCACGCCCTCTTCGGGCTGGGCGTCGGCTATACCGATGCGCACCTGCTGGCAGCTACCAAGCTTTCACCGGGTACCCGGCTCTGGACGCGCGATCGGCGCCTCGGCAGCGCAACTGCCCGGCTCGGGATCGCTTACGAATTGGCCCACTGA
- a CDS encoding ParM/StbA family protein — protein MQRTIIGLDIGHSSVKVVASSSSGRHQFLFPSVAIPAFAISDEGEARIAATETVAVGQRKFFVGETALVQSCGQPPALGLTNDWIETPEHSALIAGAAKKLERLGLDLRNCLVVTGLPSALHTHQKARMREVVRQQIQAEVLVAPQPFGPLQTLMLTPAGTLSSAHDMCEENWAVVEIGHFTTDFLLIQSGRIVEKASGSCGGVRLAVEHMQRLLNQENIQVDHFEAEQALRERRIKYFGKALDVTEYAKQAISLIASEVMDTASRVLDPVARKLDGILIAGGGAPVIFPELSLKWPHATIANEPRMAIAEGFCRFGMSISAKTQGAKEPAAA, from the coding sequence ATGCAACGAACAATCATCGGCCTCGACATCGGCCACAGCTCCGTCAAGGTAGTCGCGTCCTCCTCATCCGGTCGCCATCAGTTCCTTTTCCCGTCGGTAGCAATCCCGGCCTTTGCCATTTCTGATGAAGGCGAAGCGCGGATCGCCGCAACGGAAACGGTCGCCGTAGGGCAGCGGAAGTTCTTCGTCGGCGAGACGGCGCTCGTTCAATCATGCGGCCAGCCGCCTGCTCTGGGCCTCACAAACGACTGGATCGAAACGCCCGAGCACAGCGCACTCATCGCCGGTGCAGCAAAAAAACTAGAACGCCTGGGCCTCGACCTTCGCAACTGCCTGGTCGTGACCGGTCTCCCCTCCGCTCTCCACACCCACCAAAAAGCCAGAATGCGCGAGGTGGTTCGGCAGCAAATTCAGGCCGAAGTGCTTGTTGCTCCGCAGCCGTTCGGACCGCTCCAGACCTTGATGCTGACCCCTGCCGGCACCCTTTCGAGCGCCCACGATATGTGCGAAGAAAACTGGGCCGTGGTCGAAATCGGCCATTTCACCACGGACTTCCTGCTGATCCAGTCCGGCCGGATCGTCGAGAAGGCCTCCGGGTCGTGTGGTGGCGTCAGGCTCGCCGTCGAGCACATGCAGCGACTTCTTAACCAGGAGAACATCCAAGTCGATCACTTCGAAGCCGAACAAGCTCTTCGCGAGCGCCGCATCAAGTACTTCGGCAAGGCGCTCGATGTGACCGAGTACGCAAAACAGGCAATCAGCCTCATCGCGTCCGAAGTGATGGACACTGCTTCTCGCGTCCTCGACCCTGTCGCCCGCAAGCTCGACGGCATCCTAATCGCAGGTGGCGGCGCTCCGGTCATCTTCCCCGAATTGTCCTTGAAATGGCCTCACGCCACGATCGCCAACGAGCCGCGCATGGCCATCGCTGAAGGCTTCTGTCGTTTCGGCATGAGCATTTCAGCCAAGACCCAAGGCGCGAAAGAGCCGGCCGCAGCCTGA
- a CDS encoding DEAD/DEAH box helicase — MAWQVLQRAVFDGAEYGLLFHYHDGQIAAAIKRGEVRPFYVHDANHPYRRYWRFHRSIMDNAQPFEVLISTIARAVSMAYASVRQEFLEALAEAEINPGAFGYGITQTIYPIGEREFVVIGSKFHAIAVKTFKEMGGRWLKEAGGWHLRDTSLPMLVTTLEREAGYDEQNILVHPGSFTLQDVHLLSGLGATPIPFPTFEHDLSACQDAESEGDHGIVVPTIERVAETGLTEADVLACIPKGAAHDYQVTGAVFMATRTGALNADDMGVGKTRQAILAAYAVKLKHERKLVILVVPKSVRYKWEREILAIYPEEKVQVLEGVDVAPEAEWVLLNYEQAGKWQILGEQACALIVDEAHKLKTESALRTQAVYALASTIPVRYLLTATPILNRESEMYALLKITGHPLGSMELPDFVSRFAGSREFRAALNEAITGNWMIRRSKHQVLRGKVPGKERNYRSIPMPKKMAQAYQEALNSGTSTFGVLHSTRRFLQEACIKEAGKYLKKEVAKDEKMVVFVNYTEDAYAHAEYLTGLGKGRFVVLTGDILSDAKRQELLDCVQRDDSVKGIVGSYGVLAEGVDLWRANHVYIASQPWTPATLEQAEDRCNRLGQTRLVRVEIPIFAGTIDEAIRELISGKAEIVEDVLDPEEAERAAIRKVTELVKGGRKAVAVV; from the coding sequence ATGGCTTGGCAAGTGTTGCAGAGAGCGGTGTTCGACGGGGCTGAGTACGGGCTGCTGTTCCACTACCACGACGGCCAGATCGCCGCCGCAATCAAGCGGGGGGAAGTCCGTCCGTTCTATGTGCACGATGCTAATCACCCGTATCGACGATACTGGCGTTTCCATCGCTCGATCATGGATAACGCGCAGCCGTTCGAAGTACTCATCTCCACCATCGCTCGGGCGGTTAGCATGGCTTATGCAAGCGTGCGCCAGGAATTTTTGGAGGCGTTGGCTGAGGCGGAGATCAATCCGGGGGCATTTGGGTACGGTATCACGCAGACGATATACCCGATCGGAGAGCGGGAGTTCGTCGTGATTGGATCAAAATTCCACGCGATTGCGGTCAAGACATTCAAAGAGATGGGCGGCCGATGGCTAAAGGAAGCAGGCGGATGGCATCTTCGCGACACATCGTTACCGATGTTGGTGACGACGCTCGAGCGCGAGGCGGGTTATGACGAGCAAAACATTCTGGTCCATCCGGGCTCCTTCACCCTTCAGGACGTACACCTGCTGTCGGGCCTTGGTGCGACACCAATCCCGTTCCCGACGTTCGAGCACGACCTCTCGGCCTGTCAGGACGCGGAAAGCGAAGGCGATCACGGCATCGTTGTGCCAACAATCGAAAGGGTCGCGGAAACGGGACTCACCGAGGCCGATGTGTTGGCTTGCATTCCTAAGGGGGCCGCGCACGACTATCAGGTGACCGGGGCCGTTTTCATGGCCACGCGAACGGGTGCCCTTAACGCAGATGACATGGGCGTGGGCAAGACGCGACAAGCGATCCTCGCTGCGTATGCGGTCAAACTCAAGCATGAGCGCAAACTGGTAATCCTGGTCGTTCCGAAGTCGGTCCGCTACAAGTGGGAGCGTGAGATTTTGGCAATCTACCCGGAAGAGAAGGTCCAGGTGCTCGAGGGCGTGGACGTTGCACCCGAGGCGGAATGGGTGCTCCTGAACTATGAGCAGGCAGGCAAATGGCAGATTTTGGGCGAGCAGGCCTGCGCGCTGATCGTCGACGAGGCCCATAAACTCAAGACTGAAAGCGCCTTGAGGACGCAAGCAGTCTATGCGCTCGCTTCGACAATTCCTGTGCGGTATCTCCTGACGGCAACGCCGATTCTCAATCGTGAGTCCGAGATGTATGCGCTGCTGAAGATCACAGGGCATCCTCTCGGATCGATGGAGCTACCCGATTTCGTGAGTCGTTTTGCGGGGTCGAGAGAGTTCAGGGCTGCGCTCAATGAGGCGATCACCGGCAACTGGATGATCCGTCGCAGCAAGCACCAGGTGCTGAGGGGCAAGGTGCCGGGCAAGGAGCGCAATTACCGCTCGATTCCGATGCCCAAGAAGATGGCGCAGGCTTACCAGGAGGCGCTCAACAGTGGCACATCGACCTTCGGGGTTCTGCACAGCACTCGCCGATTCCTTCAGGAAGCCTGCATCAAGGAAGCGGGCAAGTACCTGAAGAAGGAGGTGGCAAAGGATGAAAAAATGGTCGTTTTCGTCAACTACACCGAAGACGCCTACGCGCACGCTGAGTACCTCACGGGCTTGGGTAAGGGGCGTTTCGTTGTGCTAACCGGCGATATTCTGTCTGACGCAAAACGGCAAGAACTCCTGGATTGTGTTCAGCGAGACGATAGTGTTAAAGGAATCGTCGGGTCGTATGGCGTTCTTGCAGAGGGGGTCGACCTTTGGCGGGCGAATCATGTTTACATCGCGTCTCAGCCTTGGACGCCGGCGACGCTGGAACAGGCCGAAGACCGCTGTAACCGATTGGGGCAGACCCGCTTGGTCCGGGTCGAGATCCCGATCTTCGCGGGCACGATCGATGAGGCCATCCGTGAGCTAATTTCCGGAAAGGCTGAGATCGTCGAGGATGTGCTCGATCCCGAGGAGGCCGAGCGGGCGGCAATCCGCAAGGTTACCGAACTGGTGAAGGGCGGCCGTAAAGCTGTGGCGGTCGTTTAG